In Bacteroidota bacterium, one DNA window encodes the following:
- a CDS encoding T9SS type A sorting domain-containing protein, which translates to MKKTLLSASLVLTIFANAQNSLEFNEAAALQEAQQKGIALVDYQGYINKKQWEWKKANGLIKQAPVVLADNTPVNLTAQSATNIDFETGDYTGWTTEIGWNGGFPAADGVINGIHATPVGPVNKHPHMVCYLDSSYRHGLMNVGANTDSIIMQSSTSPLGGNYVARVGRYCASNEASILKQTFNVTSGQHVLQVAYLPILDAGWHMLDQAQFITISVLDSNNDTVQGAYLELKDVTTGYNQVTYNLQSVSYKNWQIYSFNLSNYIGQNVTIKVEAAACTWSGHSAYCYFDAKLGGTSLSVDDIMNARVSLYPNPSKDILTIESKDVLLSTYQIVNMLGESVMTGSLTNSNTIDISQLSKGAYVIKASSAHEIISKRFVKE; encoded by the coding sequence ATGAAAAAAACACTATTAAGCGCGAGTCTTGTGTTAACAATTTTCGCTAATGCACAAAACAGTCTAGAATTTAATGAGGCAGCAGCTTTGCAAGAAGCCCAACAAAAAGGGATTGCCCTGGTTGACTACCAAGGCTACATTAACAAAAAACAATGGGAGTGGAAAAAAGCAAATGGCTTGATTAAACAAGCTCCCGTTGTTTTAGCAGATAATACTCCTGTAAATCTTACCGCACAGTCAGCTACCAACATCGATTTTGAAACCGGAGATTATACTGGTTGGACAACTGAAATTGGCTGGAATGGAGGTTTTCCTGCTGCTGATGGTGTAATTAATGGTATTCACGCAACTCCTGTGGGACCTGTCAATAAACATCCACATATGGTTTGTTATTTGGATAGTTCATACAGGCATGGTTTGATGAATGTAGGCGCAAATACGGATAGTATAATAATGCAAAGTTCGACCTCTCCTTTAGGTGGGAATTATGTAGCACGAGTTGGGCGTTATTGCGCTTCTAATGAGGCTTCTATATTAAAGCAAACGTTTAATGTTACTTCTGGTCAGCATGTATTGCAAGTGGCGTACCTACCTATATTGGATGCTGGCTGGCATATGCTAGACCAAGCTCAATTTATTACCATTTCGGTTTTAGATTCCAACAACGATACAGTGCAAGGGGCTTATCTAGAATTAAAGGATGTCACTACTGGCTATAATCAGGTTACCTATAATTTGCAATCGGTTTCATACAAGAATTGGCAGATATATTCTTTTAATTTAAGTAATTATATTGGTCAGAATGTGACCATAAAAGTAGAAGCTGCTGCTTGCACATGGAGTGGCCATTCAGCATATTGTTATTTCGATGCAAAATTGGGAGGTACTTCTTTAAGCGTGGATGATATAATGAATGCAAGGGTGTCATTGTATCCTAATCCATCTAAAGATATACTTACTATAGAGAGTAAAGATGTGTTACTATCTACCTACCAAATTGTGAATATGCTTGGAGAGTCTGTAATGACAGGTAGTTTGACCAATTCAAATACCATTGATATTTCCCAATTAAGCAAAGGGGCTTATGTAATAAAGGCTTCGTCTGCACATGAAATAATTTCTAAACGATTTGTAAAGGAATAA